TCGGGCAATGCCGCGAGATTCGGCATGCGCCGCCCGACCAGCTCCTCGCCGCGCGGGCCGTGGCCGAGCACCACGCCCTGCGCGTCGAGGATCGTGATGGTGGCTCCGTCGGGCAGGCGCGCGCCGCGGAATGCGTCGGCGATCACGGTGCCCGCGTCCCGTGCGCGGTCGTCGAGCCGCGCGGCCACGAGCCCCGCGACGTCGAGCGCGCGCCGCCCCGCCTCCACTCGCGCGGCCGTGACCCGCTCGCGGACCCGCAACGCGGTGCCGAGCACGAACGGCGCGGCGACCGCACACACCAGCGCGATGAGCAGTCCGCGGACGCCGAGCCGCGGGCGTCGCGAAAACGGTCCGCCCCGAGCCGCCGACGGCGGCCTTCCGGGAGCATGTGATGTCGCGGCTGACGGCGACTGGGGCATCGTCGAGCGAAGGGTCGAGCGGCGGCCGGCGACGGGCGTGGGCGCCGCAAACCCTCTTGACGCATGACCACTGCCGCAGGCAACGCCGGCGTGTGCGTTACGTCACACGACGACGCGCTCGAGCCCGCCCGGAAGCTCGCCGTCAGCGGGAGCGCGGGACGGCGCGGGTTCGCAGATGCTCCACCACGGTGAAGCCGAGGGCGTCCCAGGCCGCGTTGCCCACGTCGTTGTCGGCGGCCGAGTGGAGGCGCATCTCGTCCAGGTCGCGGGTGGTGCACCACTGCGCCGCGGCGTCCAGCAGGGCGTGCAGCACGCCGCGCCGCCGCTCGGCGGGGACCACGTAGACCGACGCCACGTAGCCGTAGCGCGAGGGGTCGAGCAGCGGCGAGCCGCGGCTCTCCATGCACCGCAGCACGCCCACCGCACATCGTCCGCGCTCGGCGAGGAACGTCACCTCGTCGGGCGCCACGAGCTGCGCCGCGAACAGCCGGCGTGCGCGCTCGGGCGCGTCGGCGCGCAGCCGGCCGTAGACCGGGTTCCCGGCGTGCTCGCGCAGCAGCGCGAGACGGAACGCGAGCACCGTCTCGAGATCGTCGGCGGCCGCGGCCCGGATGGACAGCCGGGACTCGGGACTCGGGACTCGAGACTCGTGCCCCCCGAGTCCCGAGTCCCGAGTCCCGAGTCCCGAGTCCCGGCGCCTCGGCGTACTACGCACTCAGCCCGCCCCCGAACATGTCCTGCCCACCCGACGATCGGCGGCGCTGCTCCGGCTGCGCGCGGCCGTACTGCCCCGCGTCGGAGCGGGAGATCTTGCGGCGCGCGACGAGTGCCTCGAGCGCGAGCTCGCAGGCGGCGACGGTGAACGCATCGTCGTCGGGCGTCGCGAGGCCGACGTGGTGCACGACCTCGGTGAGTGCCGGCACCGTGCGGAACGCCTGCGCCGCGACCTTGGGCGGCAGGTCGTCGCTCACCTGCAGCGCGCCACCCTCGTCGAACCACATGATGACGTCGTCCACGTTCACGCCGCCGGCGCGCGCGCGGAACGTCGCATCGGCGGCGCGGCGAATGAGCTCGCGCGCGATCGCGTGGCCGCCGACGAGCTCTCCCTCGTATTCGAGCTCGATCTTGCCGGTGATCGCGGACTGTGCGGCATAGATGTCCGAGATGCGCGGCACGACCTCCTGCTCGCCCGACAGCACGGCGCGCCGCTCGGCGTTCGAGACGACGTTCTCGAGCACCGTGATCGGCATGCGCTGCGACACGCCGGAGCGCTTGTCGATGCGCTTGTCGGTGCGCGCCTCGAACGCCACACGCTCGATCACCTCGAGCACGAAGTCGGGCACGCGCACCTTCCGGCCGTCCAGCGACGGGCGGTCGGTCCACGCTTCCTGCCGCGTGATCGCCATCCCGAGCTCCACCTCGTCGGGATAGTGCGTGAGCACCTCGGACCCGATGCGGTCCTTCAGCGGCGTGATGATCTTGCCGCGCGCCGTGTAGTCCTCGGGGTTCGCCGTGAAGCAGAGCAGCACGTCGAGCGAGAGCCTAACGGGATAGCCTTTGATCTGGACGTCGCCTTCCTGCATGATGTTGAACAGCCCGACCTGCACCTTGCCCGCGAGGTCGGGGAGCTCGTTCAGCGCGAAGATGCCCCGGTTCGCGCGCGGCAGCATGCCGTAGTGGATCGTCAGCTCGTCGGAGAGCAGGTGTCCGCCGCGCGCGGCCTTGATCGGATCGACGTCGCCGATGATGTCGGCCACCGTGACGTCGGGCGTGGCGAGCTTCTCGACGTAGCGCGCGTCGCGCGACACCCACGCGACCGGCGCGTCGTCGCCGGCGTCGTCGATGAGGGTGCGCGCGTACTTCGAGATCGGCGCGAACGGGTTGTCGTTCACCTCACTGCCGGCGACGATCGGCATCTCGGGGTCGAGCAGCGTGACGAGCGCGCGCAGGATGCGCGACTTCGCCTGCCCGCGCAGTCCGAGCAGGATGAAGTTGTGTCGCGAGAGCAGGGCATTGACGATCTGCGGCATCACCGTGTCCTCGTACCCGAGCACGCCGGTGAACAGCGGACCGCCCGACGCGAGGCGCGCCAGGAGGTTCTGCCGTACTTCGTCCTTCACCGAGCGCGTCGCGCGTTCGGGCGCGCCGAACGGCGAGCGCTTCAGGGCGCCGAGGGTCTGCGGGAGTGATGCCAAGGGGGCTCCTGTCCGTGATTGAGATGCGACCTGCTGTAACGTTCGACGCGGTCACGACGCGCGCAACTCTCGCGCGAGCGACGCGCGACGCATGCGCGAGAATGCGAACGCGTTGCCGCTGCACGACTTAATCCGCGGCGGTCTTGACACCTCCGGAGGCGCGGCTAGTTTTCCGCCGAATCCGGGCCCAACCGTCGGGCGCGGGTCTCCAATGCAGTTCATACCGCCCTCCTAGGAGATCGTCGATGAAGCGCCTTGCCCTGGTCGCCGCCGTGTTCGCTCTCGCCGCTTGCTCCACGAAGGAGCAGGCCCCTGCCGCCGACACCGCCGCCCCGGCGATGACCCCGGCCCCGTCGACGACGCCTGCGCCCGCCGCGACGGACAGCAGCGCGATGAAGATGGACAGCGCCGCGATGAAGTCGGACACCGGTGCGATGAAGCACGACACGGCGACCAAGAAGCCGTAAGCGATCTCGCTCGCATGGGCCCTCGGCGGGGCGCGGCACTCGGTGCTGCGCCCCGCCGTCGCGTTCATGGCCGTCGCGCGATCCAGCGCGCGTTTGCAACGCCGCGACGACGTTCGTTACAACGGGAAGGGCAGTGGGCCGACGGTGACGAACCGATCGCCGCTCGCGCCGTCGCTCGACGCGTCGGCCGTGCGCACGACGAGCGTCGCGCCGAGCGCCACCTCGCGCCGCACCATGCCGAGCGCGATGCCGCCGATGCGCGGCGAGACGGCGACGCTCCGCACGTCGCCGACGTCCCGCCCGTCCGCGTCGAGCAGGCGCGCGCCGGTCGGCAGCAGCCCGTCGTCGGGCGGATACGCGAGCCCGCGCAGATGCCGGTTCACGTGTCCGCGGAAGTGCACGCGCGCGACGACCTCCTGTCCGGTGTAGCACCCCTTCGTGTACGAGATCGCGTGCAGCTCGTCGAGGTTCGCCTCCTGCGGGATCGTCGTGTCGTCGACGTCGACTCCCCATGCCGGGCGCCCCGCCTCGATGCGCGCGACGTCGTAGGCGCGCAGCCCACCGGGCACGACGCTCGACGCGCGCGCGACGCGCGCCCACGCCGCGTCGAACGCCGCCGTCGGTGCGTACACGCCGAAGCCGTCGAGTCCCAGGTCGGGGAGTCGCACGACGATCAACGGTCCATCTCCGGTCTCCACCGTCGCGTGCCCGTACGGCGCGAGCGTGGCGAGCGCCGACGGCGGCAGCGCGAACGCTTCGGCGACCGCGTCGCGCGCGCGCACGCCGTACACGGCGAACAGGCGCACGTGCTCGGTGACGCGGCGGTACGCGGCGAGACGCGGGTTCACGAACTTCCGCACGACGCCGTCCCATCCCTCGGCCGCGCTGCCCGGCACGTCGACGAGCACCGCCGCGGCGGTCGGCCACGTCGGCTCGACGGTCGTACCGTCGCCGGCGCTCGGCGCTGTCGCGGCGCGTGCACGGACCGACGGTGCGGGACCCGGTGCGATGGTCGCGTCGGCGAGCGCGAGGAGGCGCAGGTCGGCGACGATGCGTCCCTTCGGGGTCAGCGCGGCCGCGTACGCGCCGTGTCCCGGCGTGAGCGCGACGACGTCGTTCGTGACGAGTCCCGCGAGCGTCTCGCGCGCCTGCGCGCCCTGGAAGATCCACAGGTCGCGGTCGCCGTGGTCCACGAGCAGTGCGCCCGTGCGGAGCGCGGCGTACTCCGTGGCGGGATCGCCGTAGTCGAGGACGACCGGCCGACGCGGCGCCTGCTGCGGCGCGTTCGGCTGCGCGCTCTGTTGCGCGCCCGGCGCGGCGGTCGCCGGCGGCGCGTCAGCGGGAGACGACGGAGAGGTCATGTGCCTCGCACTCCGCGAGTGACGACGAGTTCCACGAGCGCATCGTAAGTCAGGGCCTCGGCGCTCGCCACCCAAACGCCGCGTTCCCTCGCATCGGGCGCGCCGCGGCACACGCCGAGCGCGAGCACGCCGGCCGCGGCTGCGGCGGCGATGCCGTCGGGCCCGTCCTCGATCGCGACGACCCGCTCCGGGGCGAGCGGTCCGATGCGTGCGAGCCGAGCGAGCGCGCGCAGATGCGCGGCGGGCGACGGCTTGGGGGCGGCGACGTGCTCCGCCGCGACGACGACCCGCACGATCCCGTCGAGCTTCGCGAGCGCGAGCACGTCGTCCGCGAGCCGGGCCGGCGCACGCGTGACGATGGCGAGCGTCACGACGTCCGCAAGCGCATCGATCGCGTCTCGCGCGCCGGGCACGAGCGACACGCCGTGCGCTGCACGGTCGGCGAAGGAACGCGTCGCGGCGAGCGCCACGAGGTCCACGTCGACCGCGTCGAGCCCCGGCGCGCCGGGCTCGCGCGCGAGGAGCTCGGCCGCGCGGGCCGCGGCGACGGCGGGCGCGCGGCCGTCCGCCGCGCGCGCGAGCAGGTCGTCGGGGAGGGCGAGGCCGCGCCCGGCCAGCGCGTCGGCCAGTGCCGCGCGGCGCGCGGCGACGGTGTCCGCGAGGACGCCCTCCAGCTCGAGCAGCAGCGCTGCGGGGCCCGGGCGGTCGGCGCGCACGTCAGGAGCTCGAGGGCACCAACGGCCGACGCTCCACGTCCGCGCGGGCCGGGGCCGGCGAACGTGGAGCGTCGGGTGCGACGACTGACGCGGGTGCGTCAGGGCGCGCCGTTCTGCAGCTCGATGAGCACGCGGCGGTTCGTCGCGCGCCCTTCCGGGTTCGTGTTGTTCGCGACCGGGTTCGTCTCGCCGGCGGAGCGCTGCGTGATGCGCGACTGCGAGACGCCCTTGCTCACGAGATAGTCCGCGACGGCCTTCGCGCGGTTCTCGCCGAGTCGGGAGTTGTAGCTCTCGCCGCCGATCGCGTCGGTGTTACCGGTGACGACGAGGTTGAGGTTGGACGCCTCGGGACGGGCGAGGGACGACGCGACGTCGTCGAGGATGCGGCGTGCGTCGCTGCTCAGGTCGTACTTGTCGAAGTCGAAGTTCACGACGCCGATGACGACCGTGGCGCCGCGGGCGAGACCCCCACCACCACCAGCGCCGGCGCTCGGCGACGGCGTGGTCGCCTCGGCGATGCGGTCGCGGAAGATCGTGTCGACGCGCGTCTGCGTGACGCGCACGGTGTCGTAGCGCGTGACGATCGTCGGCACCGACGCGGCGTTGCGGAACAGGCCACTCAGGCCGACCTGGAAGTTCGGCGTGAACGTCGCCTTGCGCGGGTACGGGTTCGCGCTGTCGTCGGCGAACACATAGTAGCCGTTCGCCTCGAACCGGGCGCTGATCCGGTTCGTGAGATACCAGCGCAGGCCGACAAGGCCGCTGATGCCCTGGCCGCGCGGCGCGACGAGGCGAATGCGGCCGAAGCCGTCGTACGCGTAGCCGGCGCCGATCATGAAGCTCGTGCGCGCGGCCCGCGGCGTGTTGTAGAGGAGCCGGGCCTGCCAGAGCGTGTGCGACACGTCCTGCAGCGAGTCCGGCACCGTCGCCGTGTTGCGCTTCTGATTCGAGACGCCGAATGAGGCCTCACCCTCGACCGACAGGCCTGGAAAGATGTAATACCCGAGGCGGCCGCCTCCGGCGAAGACGTTCTCGACGTTGAGCGTGTCGGGCTGGATCGTGTAGCGCCCAAACCCGCCGACCTCGATGGCGCTGCGCCGCTGCGCGGACGCAGCGGCAGGCAGCAGGACGGACACCGTAGCCAACGTGGCGACGACAGAGCGAGTTCTCATGTTGCCTTCCGTAGTATGGTCCAACCGCGGGAGTGAGGACGCCTGCGGACGATGCAACAGTCGTGCGCGACGGCTGAGCGCGTTCGTCGCGCCGCACCACGCCCTCGACGGCGTGCGGCCGCCGGAAATTGCGCCTGAAAGCTCGCCAATCCGGTTCGCGACGCAAGCGGGCGACGGCGACGTTTTCTCTCGGCGAAACGTGTGTTTCTAGGCCGGCGCCGCGCGCTCGCCGCTCGCGTACGCGGCGTCGAGCAGGTCCACGGGATGCAGCACGCGTGCATGCGCGCCGGCGCGACGCAGCCCCGCGCCGAGCTGCATGAGACACCCGGGATTGCCCGTCGCGACGAGGGCCGCGCCGGTCGCGGCGATGTGCGCGAGCTTCGGTGCGAGCACCGCGTCGGACGTGTCGGGCTCGACGAGATTGTAGATCCCTGCGCTGCCGCAACACTGATCGCTGTCGGTGAGCGCGACGAGGTCGACGCCACGCACCGCGCCGAGCACCTGCAGCGGCGGCAGCGACACGCGCTGCGCGTGCAGCAGGTGACACGGCGCGTCGTACGTCACGCGCAGCGGCGCGCTCGTACCACCGCCGTTCGACCGCAGCAGGACGGGTCCGCCGGTCGGCCGCGGTCCCGCGGCGACGAGCAGCTCGCTCACGTCGCGCACGCGCTCCGCGACCGCGCGCGCGCGCGCTGACCACGCGGGATCGTCGGCGAGCAGCTCGCCGTACTCCTTCATCATCGCTCCACATCCCGCGGAGTTCACAACGATCCACTCCGCGCTCGAGCGCTCGAACGCGGCGACGTTCGCGCGCGCGAGTGCGCGCGCCGCGTCGAGGTCGCCCGCGTGCGCGTGCAGCGCGCCGCAGCACGCCTGCCCGCGCGTGTCGGCGAGCGCGTAGTCGTTCTCGCGCAGCACGCGCTTCGTCGCCGCGTTCGTGTGGCGGAACAGCCCGCGCATCACGCATCCCTCGAGCAGCGTCGCGGTGCCGCGCGCGCCCGTGCCGCGCGGCGTCCACCGGCGCCCGCGCAGCGGCGCCTCGGTCGACGCGAGCATCGCGAACGCGAAGCCCATCCGACCCGGAAGACGCGACAGGAGCCGGGGCAGCCGCGTGGCGCGAAGCACGCGCGCGCCGAGGAGCGCGAGCGACAGAAGCGCGCGTCGCGCGAACACGGCGAGGATGACGCGCGCGACGAGCGGCGGCGGCTGACGCGTGTACAGCGTGGCGCGCATCGCCTCGAGCATGTGGCCGTACGGCACGCCCGACGGGCACGCGGTCTCGCACGCGCGGCAGCCGAGGCACCGGTCGATGTGCGTGCGGACGTCGGCGTCGTCGGCCGGCAGCGTGCCTTCGAGCACGCTGCGCATGAGCAGGATGCGGCCGCGCGGGCTGTCGTTCTCGTCCTCGAGATTGACGTACGTGGGACAGGCCTGGAGGCAGAACCCGCAGTGCACGCACGCGTCGATCCCCGGCTTGGCGGCGGCGAGCGGCGAGTCGGGCAGCGCGCAGGGCGCGGTGGAATTGGGAAGCAGCACCATGCGGCTACAGGATGCCGGGATTGAGTATCCCGTGCGGGTCGAACGCGCGCCTAACGCCGAGCGTCAGGCGGTCGGGCTCGCGCGGCGGCGCGAGGTGGGCGCCGTGCTCCGCCCACAGCGATGCGGGCAGGCGCTCGACGACGACCGCCGGCGCCGCGTCGCCGACGTCGAAGCGTGGGAGCCCGAAGCCGGCGTCGCCCGGCAGGATGAGGCGCGCGATGCCGCGCTCCACGCTCGCGTGCGCGAGCACGCCGAACGCGCCCGCGGCGGGAGAGAACAGCTGCGCGCACAGCGCCGCGAGGCGCGACGGTCGCGCCGACACGCGCACGACCGTCGCGACCGCAGGCTCCACGGCGCGCAACCGGCGCCACACGTCGCTTCCCACGTCGGCGACGTCGCCCACGCCCGCGAGGTCGGCGAGCGTCGCGCGCTGCGCGCGCACGAGCGCCTCGTTGCCCGCGAGGCGCGCGAGGAGCAGCGGTCTTTTCACGAGCCCGAGGTGCTCGGCGAGCGGCGCGTTCGCGAGCTCCAGCGCCCACGCGGACAGCGGTGCGGCGCGCAGCCGGGCGAGGAAGGGCTGCAGCGCGTGCGTCGACGGCAGCGGCGCGGCGACCGTGACGTCGAGCTCCGGCATCGGACGCAGCCGCACGGTGATCTCGGTGAGCGCGCCGAGCGTGCCCCACGCGCCGGTGAGCAGGCGCACGAGGTCGAAGCCGGCGACGTTCTTCACGACGCGGCCGCCGGCGCGCACGATCTCGCCGGAGCCGTCGACGAACGTGAGCCCCAGCACGTTGTCGCGCGGCGTCCCGAACGCGTGGGCGAGCGGTCCCGCCGACGCCGTGGCGACCGTGGCGCCGAGCGTGCCCTCGCCGAACGGGTCGAGCGCGAGCAGCTGCCGCTCGGCCGCCGTGACGCGCGCGATCTCGGCGAGCGGCGTCGCCGCGCGCGCGGTGAGCGTCAGGTCGCCGGGCACGTAGTCGACGACGCCGCTGAGCCGGTCCAGCGGCAGCGACGCGTCGGCCGTCACGGGCCGCCCCGCGTCGAGCCACGTGCCGGCGCCGACGAGGCGGAGCCGCGTGCCGCGCGCCGCGGCGTCGCGCACGAGCGATGCGACGTCGGCGGTGTCGTTAGGCGCGCCGACAGGCGGCGGCGCGACGGACTCGGTCGCCGCGCTCACCGACGGAGCTGCGGCGCGGCCAGCCACTCGCGGCACGAGCGCGCGGGGACGACCTTGCCCGGGTTCGCGCGCCGCTCGGGATCGAAGACGTCGCGCAGTCGACACATCGCGGCGAGCGTCGCGTCGTCGAACACGAGGTCCATGTAGCCCTGCTTGTCGAGCCCCACGCCGTGCTCGCCCGTGATGGTGCCGCCGGCGTCGACGCAGACGTGCATGATCTCCGACATCGCCGCATGCACGCGCGCCGCCTGGTCCGCGTCGAGCGCGTCGTACGGGATGGTCGGGTGCAGGTTGCCGTCGCCGGCGTGGAAGAAGTTCGCGACGGCCACGCGGTGCGCGGTGCCGATCGCCTCGATGCGCGCGAGCACGTCGGCGAGCCGCGTGCGCGGCACCACCGCGTCCTGCAGCACGAGGTGCGGCGCGAGGCGTCCCATCGCGCCGAACGCCTTCTTGCGTCCCTGCCAGAGCCGCGCGCGGTCGGCCGGGTCGCTCGCCGCGCGCACGCTCCGCGCGCCAGCCTCGCGGCACAGTGCCGTCACGCGCGCCGCATCGTCGTCGATGCCGTCGGCGAGGCCGTCCAACTCGCACAGCAGCACCGCGGCCGCGTCCTGCGGGTAGCCGGCGGCGAAGATCGACGCCTCGACCGCGCGGATCGCGGGGCCGTCCATCACCTCGAGCGCCGCCGGCGTGATGCCGGCCGCGATGATCGCCGACGTGGCGTGTGCAGCCGCCTCGAGCGACGTGAAGTCGGCGAGCATCGTGCGCACCGCCTGGGGGTCGCGCGACAGCCGCACCGTCACGTCGAGCGCCACGCCGAAGCAGCCCTCGCTGCCGACGAACGCGCCGAGCAGGTCGTAGCCCGCGCGCTCGCCGTCGGCGCTGCCCAACGTCACGATCTCGCCGTCGGGGAGCACGACGGTGCAGGCGAGCACGTGGTTCAGCGTGACCCCGTGCTTCAGGCAGTGCGGGCCACCGGCGTTCTCTGCGACGTTGCCGCCGACGGTGCACGCCGTCTGGCTCGACGGATCGGGCGCGTAGTGCAGGCCGTGCGGCGCGGTGGCCCGCGTCAGTGTGGTGTTCACGACGCCCGGCTCCACGACCGCGAGACGATCCTCGGGCTCGACGGCGAGGATTCGCGTCAGCCGGTTCAGGCCGACGATCACGCACCCGTCGGCGAGCGAGCCGCCGGAGAGCCCCGTGCCCGCGCCACGCGGCACGAACGGCACGCGCTCCGCCGCGAGCGCGCGGACCACGGCGACGGTCTCGTCGCGCGTGCCGGGGAGCACGGCGAGCGACGGCTGCCGGTGGTAGCCGGGGAGCCCGTCGGAGTCGTACACGCGCAGCTCGCTCGTGCGGCGCAGCACGAAGCGCTCGCCGACGATGTCCGCGAGCCGACGCGCGAGGCCGTCGGGCAGGGAAGGCCTAACGGCGTTGGGCAGCGTGGCCGTCGTCCCGTCGCTCATGCGGCGCCGAACGCGTCGGCCGGTCCGTGCCCGTTGCCGCGCGCGCGCCGGTGCGTCGCCGCGCGGTCCTCGACGCCGGGAACGGCGCGCTCGAGCAGCGATGCCACGGTGACCAGCCGCGCGAGCGGGGAGCGCGACACGAGCAGCGCCTGCCGATCGGCACGGTCGAAGTCGACGAGCGACGCGACGCGGAACGCGACGAGCGCGGGGTCGTCGGGGAGGTCGGGGAGCGGGGCGTCGTCGTCGGCGATGGCGCGCGCGGCGCGGGCCACGCGCGCGAACGCCGAGCGCACGCGCTGCGCTCCGTCGTCGAGCGCGGCCCGGTCGTCACCCGGCTCGTCGTCGTAGTCGGCGACGAGCGCGACGTGATAGGCGTGCGGCGCGTCGACCAGTCGCTCGAGCGCGAAGCGCCGCGTGCCCTCGACGAGCACGTTCGCGCGGCCGTCGGCGAGCATCTGCACCTCGCGCAGCTCCGCGACGCAGCCGACGTGGCCTGCGGGGAGCGCGCGCTCGGGCTCACCGCCCGTGAGGATGATGCCGAAGCGGCCGTCGCCGTCGCGGCAGTCGGCGAGCATCTCGCGGTAGCGCGGCTCGAAGATGTGGAGCGGCATCACCGTGCCGGGGAACAGCACGAGGGGCAGCGGGAACAGCGGGAGACGCCGCGCGATCACGTCACTGCGCGCACACGCGCTCCACGATCGCGCGGAGCTCGGCGAGCTCGAACGGCTTGCTGAGCACCGGGCACGCCGCGCGTCGCAGGAACGCCGCCGCCTCCGGCGACACGGCGTCGCCCGTGGAGAGGATCAGCTTGCGCAGCAGCTCCGGGCGCTCGCGCTCGATGCGCGCATGGAGCTCGATGCCCGACAGGCCCGGCATGCGCAGATCCGTGATGACGACGTCGTACGTCTCGGCGGAGACATCGTCGTCGAGCAGCAGCGCGAGCGCGGCGTAGCCATCCTCGGCCTCGTCCACCGCCCAACCCTGGCGCTGGAAGAATCGGCGCAGCGCGAAGCGGATGACCGGCTCATCGTCCACGAGCAGCGCGCGGCGGCGCGGCGGCGTGGGTTCGGGCGATGGATGCGACGACTCGGACATGTGCCCCGGATGATGACTGCACCATCCGAGGGCGGCAAGTGCGTCAGGACGCGATGGCGCGGGTGGTGGCGCGCTCGACGAGCCCGTCCAGCGTCGCGAAGCGGAACGGCTTCTCGAGCACCGGACAGCTCGTGCGCTCCACGAACTCCGCGGCCTCAGGCGAGACGAGGTCGCCGGTCGCGAAGATCAGGCGATCGAGCAGGTCGGGGTACCGCTCCGCGACGCGGTCGTGCAGCGCGGCGCCCGAGACGCCGGGCATCCGCAGGTCGGAGATGACGAGATCGTAGCTCGGGGCGCGCCCCTCGGCACCGTCGACGAGGCGGTCGAACGCGGGGCCACCGTCGGCCGCCTCGTCCACCTCCCAGCCGCGTCGGACG
This DNA window, taken from Gemmatirosa kalamazoonensis, encodes the following:
- a CDS encoding GNAT family N-acetyltransferase, coding for MLAFRLALLREHAGNPVYGRLRADAPERARRLFAAQLVAPDEVTFLAERGRCAVGVLRCMESRGSPLLDPSRYGYVASVYVVPAERRRGVLHALLDAAAQWCTTRDLDEMRLHSAADNDVGNAAWDALGFTVVEHLRTRAVPRSR
- a CDS encoding YgfZ/GcvT domain-containing protein, with the translated sequence MTSPSSPADAPPATAAPGAQQSAQPNAPQQAPRRPVVLDYGDPATEYAALRTGALLVDHGDRDLWIFQGAQARETLAGLVTNDVVALTPGHGAYAAALTPKGRIVADLRLLALADATIAPGPAPSVRARAATAPSAGDGTTVEPTWPTAAAVLVDVPGSAAEGWDGVVRKFVNPRLAAYRRVTEHVRLFAVYGVRARDAVAEAFALPPSALATLAPYGHATVETGDGPLIVVRLPDLGLDGFGVYAPTAAFDAAWARVARASSVVPGGLRAYDVARIEAGRPAWGVDVDDTTIPQEANLDELHAISYTKGCYTGQEVVARVHFRGHVNRHLRGLAYPPDDGLLPTGARLLDADGRDVGDVRSVAVSPRIGGIALGMVRREVALGATLVVRTADASSDGASGDRFVTVGPLPFPL
- a CDS encoding FAD-binding oxidoreductase — translated: MSAATESVAPPPVGAPNDTADVASLVRDAAARGTRLRLVGAGTWLDAGRPVTADASLPLDRLSGVVDYVPGDLTLTARAATPLAEIARVTAAERQLLALDPFGEGTLGATVATASAGPLAHAFGTPRDNVLGLTFVDGSGEIVRAGGRVVKNVAGFDLVRLLTGAWGTLGALTEITVRLRPMPELDVTVAAPLPSTHALQPFLARLRAAPLSAWALELANAPLAEHLGLVKRPLLLARLAGNEALVRAQRATLADLAGVGDVADVGSDVWRRLRAVEPAVATVVRVSARPSRLAALCAQLFSPAAGAFGVLAHASVERGIARLILPGDAGFGLPRFDVGDAAPAVVVERLPASLWAEHGAHLAPPREPDRLTLGVRRAFDPHGILNPGIL
- a CDS encoding magnesium chelatase translates to MASLPQTLGALKRSPFGAPERATRSVKDEVRQNLLARLASGGPLFTGVLGYEDTVMPQIVNALLSRHNFILLGLRGQAKSRILRALVTLLDPEMPIVAGSEVNDNPFAPISKYARTLIDDAGDDAPVAWVSRDARYVEKLATPDVTVADIIGDVDPIKAARGGHLLSDELTIHYGMLPRANRGIFALNELPDLAGKVQVGLFNIMQEGDVQIKGYPVRLSLDVLLCFTANPEDYTARGKIITPLKDRIGSEVLTHYPDEVELGMAITRQEAWTDRPSLDGRKVRVPDFVLEVIERVAFEARTDKRIDKRSGVSQRMPITVLENVVSNAERRAVLSGEQEVVPRISDIYAAQSAITGKIELEYEGELVGGHAIARELIRRAADATFRARAGGVNVDDVIMWFDEGGALQVSDDLPPKVAAQAFRTVPALTEVVHHVGLATPDDDAFTVAACELALEALVARRKISRSDAGQYGRAQPEQRRRSSGGQDMFGGGLSA
- a CDS encoding FAD-binding oxidoreductase produces the protein MSDGTTATLPNAVRPSLPDGLARRLADIVGERFVLRRTSELRVYDSDGLPGYHRQPSLAVLPGTRDETVAVVRALAAERVPFVPRGAGTGLSGGSLADGCVIVGLNRLTRILAVEPEDRLAVVEPGVVNTTLTRATAPHGLHYAPDPSSQTACTVGGNVAENAGGPHCLKHGVTLNHVLACTVVLPDGEIVTLGSADGERAGYDLLGAFVGSEGCFGVALDVTVRLSRDPQAVRTMLADFTSLEAAAHATSAIIAAGITPAALEVMDGPAIRAVEASIFAAGYPQDAAAVLLCELDGLADGIDDDAARVTALCREAGARSVRAASDPADRARLWQGRKKAFGAMGRLAPHLVLQDAVVPRTRLADVLARIEAIGTAHRVAVANFFHAGDGNLHPTIPYDALDADQAARVHAAMSEIMHVCVDAGGTITGEHGVGLDKQGYMDLVFDDATLAAMCRLRDVFDPERRANPGKVVPARSCREWLAAPQLRR
- a CDS encoding OmpA family protein; this translates as MRTRSVVATLATVSVLLPAAASAQRRSAIEVGGFGRYTIQPDTLNVENVFAGGGRLGYYIFPGLSVEGEASFGVSNQKRNTATVPDSLQDVSHTLWQARLLYNTPRAARTSFMIGAGYAYDGFGRIRLVAPRGQGISGLVGLRWYLTNRISARFEANGYYVFADDSANPYPRKATFTPNFQVGLSGLFRNAASVPTIVTRYDTVRVTQTRVDTIFRDRIAEATTPSPSAGAGGGGGLARGATVVIGVVNFDFDKYDLSSDARRILDDVASSLARPEASNLNLVVTGNTDAIGGESYNSRLGENRAKAVADYLVSKGVSQSRITQRSAGETNPVANNTNPEGRATNRRVLIELQNGAP
- a CDS encoding LON peptidase substrate-binding domain-containing protein; its protein translation is MIARRLPLFPLPLVLFPGTVMPLHIFEPRYREMLADCRDGDGRFGIILTGGEPERALPAGHVGCVAELREVQMLADGRANVLVEGTRRFALERLVDAPHAYHVALVADYDDEPGDDRAALDDGAQRVRSAFARVARAARAIADDDAPLPDLPDDPALVAFRVASLVDFDRADRQALLVSRSPLARLVTVASLLERAVPGVEDRAATHRRARGNGHGPADAFGAA
- a CDS encoding (Fe-S)-binding protein, which encodes MLLPNSTAPCALPDSPLAAAKPGIDACVHCGFCLQACPTYVNLEDENDSPRGRILLMRSVLEGTLPADDADVRTHIDRCLGCRACETACPSGVPYGHMLEAMRATLYTRQPPPLVARVILAVFARRALLSLALLGARVLRATRLPRLLSRLPGRMGFAFAMLASTEAPLRGRRWTPRGTGARGTATLLEGCVMRGLFRHTNAATKRVLRENDYALADTRGQACCGALHAHAGDLDAARALARANVAAFERSSAEWIVVNSAGCGAMMKEYGELLADDPAWSARARAVAERVRDVSELLVAAGPRPTGGPVLLRSNGGGTSAPLRVTYDAPCHLLHAQRVSLPPLQVLGAVRGVDLVALTDSDQCCGSAGIYNLVEPDTSDAVLAPKLAHIAATGAALVATGNPGCLMQLGAGLRRAGAHARVLHPVDLLDAAYASGERAAPA
- a CDS encoding HAD hydrolase-like protein, which encodes MRADRPGPAALLLELEGVLADTVAARRAALADALAGRGLALPDDLLARAADGRAPAVAAARAAELLAREPGAPGLDAVDVDLVALAATRSFADRAAHGVSLVPGARDAIDALADVVTLAIVTRAPARLADDVLALAKLDGIVRVVVAAEHVAAPKPSPAAHLRALARLARIGPLAPERVVAIEDGPDGIAAAAAAGVLALGVCRGAPDARERGVWVASAEALTYDALVELVVTRGVRGT
- a CDS encoding response regulator, with the protein product MSESSHPSPEPTPPRRRALLVDDEPVIRFALRRFFQRQGWAVDEAEDGYAALALLLDDDVSAETYDVVITDLRMPGLSGIELHARIERERPELLRKLILSTGDAVSPEAAAFLRRAACPVLSKPFELAELRAIVERVCAQ